CCTCGCGCCTGGGCCACCCCAACATCGTCGAGGTCCACGACTGGAACCAGCTCCCCGACGGGACCCCGTACCTCGTGCTCGAGCTGCTGATCGGCGAGTCGCTGGCCGAGCGCATCAGCCGCGGCCCGATGCCGATCGAGGAGGTCATCCCGGTGGTGCGCCAGGTGGGCGCCGCGCTGGCCGCCGCCCACCGCGAGGGCATCATCCACCGCGATCTCAAGCCGGCCAACATCTTCCTGATCCCCCAGGACGAGGGACCGCCCCGCGCCAAGGTGCTGGATTTCGGCATCTCCAAGATCCGCGGGTCGGCCACGGTCCAGACCCAAGACACCCAGATGCTGGGCACGCCCCAGTACATGGCGCCCGAGCAAGCCACCGGTCGCCACGAGCAGGTCGACGGGCGCACCGACGTGTTCGCGATGGGCGCGGTGGTGTTCGAGATGCTCTCGGGCCACGCCGCGTTCGGCGGCGCCACGATCCCCGAGGTCGTGTTCAAGGTGGTGTTCGAGCCCGCGCCCGCGCTCACCAGCGTCGCCCCGACGGTGGCGCCGGCGATCGCCGCGGTGATCGATCGCGCGCTGGCCAAGAAGTCCGAGGAGCGCTGGCCCGACATCGGCAGCTTCGTCGAGGCCCTGACCGGCGCGCCGCTGGCGACCGGACGCGGGCCCGTGCCGACCGGGGAGCGCTCGGCGGCCGCGCCGTTGACGCCGGCGCGGCAGACCGCCCAGGAGGCGTTCGCGGCGACCGTCGGCTCGGGAGATCACGGCAGCGCGCTGGCCAGCCAGGCCCGGGCCGCCCTCGGCGTCGGCGCGGCCGCGACGGTGGCCACCGGCGTCGCGCCGCTGGTCGTGGCGCCGCTGGCCGCGGCCCCGAGCGGCGCGGCCCCGCCGGCGCCCCGCAAGCGCACCGGGCTCATCGTCGGCGCGGTCGTGGTCGTGATCGCCGGTGCGGCCACCGCAGCGGTGCTCGCGACCGGTGGCGGCGGCAAGGCTGGCGCGGCGCCGCCGGACGCGGCGATGGTCGCGAGCGTGGCTGACGCGGCGCTCGCGGTGCCCGCGCCCGAGCTCGACGCCGGGCCCGCGCCCGACGCCGTCGACGCGGGCCTCGTCGACGCGACCGTCGTCGAGCCGCCCACCGACGCCCGGGCCGCGAAGCCGATCGACGCGCGCGCGGCGCCCCCGCGGATCGACGCCGGCACCACCGGCCCGAGCCCGGCCGATCCCGACGAGCGCGATCCGGCGCTGGCGGCGGCGATCGCCGAGGCCAAGGCCGCGCTGCGCGGCGGCGACGCCGACGGCGCGCTGCGCGTGACCCGCGGCGCGCTCAACGACTTCCCGACCGCCCAGCAGCTGTTCGCGATCCGCGCCGAGGCCTACTGCGCCAACCAGGATCTCGGTGCCGCGCAGACCGCGTTCCGGAGCGTCAAGCGACCGAGGCTGCGCGCCCAGGTCAAGCGCGCGTGCGCCAAGGCCGGCTACGAGCTGTAGCCCGCTACCGCGACGCACCCGCCAGCGCCGGGAGATCGACTGACACGCCGGCGGCGACGAACACCTCGGCCGCCCCGCCCTCGAGCTGACGCGCGCCGAGGTCGAGGTACGCGCCGGTGGCGAGCACGCCGAGGACGCCGAGCGCGCCGCCGCCGTCGCCCGCGCCCCAGCGCACCCCGGCCAGCCGCCGCCGCAGCGCCGCCCGCGCCACCAGCGCGCGCCGCGGCTGGCCGGCGGTGACGCCCCAGAACAGCTCGCCGCGGCCGCCGATCCAGATCGCGCGATCGAGCCGCCGCGCCAGCGCGACGTAGGTGCCGTGAGCCGCGCCGCGGGCGGCGACGTCCTCGACGACCCAGCCGGCCCCGAGGTCGACCGTCGCGGCCGATCGATCGTCGAGCGCGCTGGCGTGCGCGCCGATCGACGCGCGGGTGCCGACGCCGTCGGCGGTGCCGACCGCGCCCAGCGTCGACTGGGTCGGCGGGATCACGCACGCGGCCGCGACCACCGTCGCCAGCGCCGCGAGCCCGCCCGCGGTCACCGGAACTCCGTCGACGTCATCGACAGCTTGAGCGTCCCGCCGAACGACCGCGCGTCGATCGTGGCCCCGCCGTTGCGCAGCGACTCGTCCTGGTGGTAGGCCTCGAGCGCCACGCCCAGGCGCGCGGCCCCCATCGGGTACACGTACTGGCCGCCGAGCCGGTACTGGCGCGACGAGGTCTCGATCGGATCCTCCGACGTCAGGTCGAACCCGTGGCGGTACGCGCCAGCGTAGACGCCCCACCCGGCCGGCGCGTAGCCGAGCTGCACGTCGGCGATCCCGCCGAAGAACCCGCCGCCGCCGCCGCCCATGCCGCCGCCCGACAACGCCACCGCCAGCGACACGTCGCCGACGATGAGGCGCGGGCGCACGTACGGGAACCCGCCCTTGACCGACACCTCCTGGCCGGCCGCCTTGTGCGCGACCTGGGCGTAGACCGCGCCGGCCTCGAGCCCGAAGTTGCGCGCGAACCGGAACATCGCCGAGCCCTCGGCCTGGAACGCCTGGCGATCGGGCCCGGCGCCGAGCGCCGCGCGGCCCTCGAGCACGCCGTGGCTGGACCGCCGGGGAGACTGCGGCCCGGCGCCGACGCCGAGCGGCGGCGCCACGCACCCGGCGACCAAGAGCGACAGGATCCAGATCGATCGCGCGGCGGTGAGCACGGGCGCCATCTGAGCAACGTCCGTGCCCGGGCGCACCAGCGCACGACCGCGATTCGACGGCGCGACCGCGCGGCGCTGACGCACGCTCGCCACAGGTCCATGACGCCGATGTCGGGCGCCTCGGGCCACCGCGACATGGCTGTCCGGATCGCGGCGATCAGCGCGGCCGGCCCGCCGCCGGGACGATCGCCCCGGCGACGCCGTCAGCGCGCGCGCCGCGTCGCCAGCGCCAGCAGCTGCGCGAACGCCCACGTGCGGGGCACCGGCGCGCCGGGCGCGGACACCGGCGGCGTGTCCGCCAGCGTGCGCAGGAGCGCGCGCGCGTCGTCGGCCTTGCGGTCGAACGGGTGCGCGACGCGCCACGCCGTGAACCGCGCGCGCGCCGGTGCCGGCACGGCCGCGTCGACCGCGGCCCAGGTGCGATCCCAGTACGCGATCGCCGCGGCCGCGCGCACGACCATCGTCGCGGCGCGCGCGTCGAGCACGCCGGCGACGCGGGCCCGCGCCACGACCGCGCGGACGTTCACGAGCGGCACCGACAGCGCCAGGTAGCCGCCCTCGGCCGGCAGGTGCGCGACCGCGACCTCGGCGTCGCCGATCAGCCGGCCGCGCCGGTAGTCGCGGTAGATCGAGCCGACCCCGCGCATGCCGAACCGATCGAGCTCGGCCGCGCGCAGCGCGCCCATGCTGGCGGCGCCCCACACCTCGACGCCGTGCTCGAGCGCCAGCAAGAGCTCCTTGTGCCAGACCGCGGCCATGCGCTCGAAGTAGCCGTCGATGATCACCAGCCGCGCCGGGCGCCGGCGCCGCAGCAGCCGGACCACGTCGAGCGCGGCCACCGGCGGACGCAGCTCGGCGTCGGGCGCCAGCGCCCGCACCTCGGCCGCCGGCAGGCTGGGTCCGACGAAGACGATCGTCGCGCCGTCGGCGCGCGCCGGCCGCATCAGCCCAGCCCCTCGAGCCGCGTGGCCCGGCCCGGCACCAGCACCTTGACCACCGGCACGTCGAGCCCGGGCTGGCGGAGATCGACCACGACCGCCTCGGGCGTGCCGGCCGCGGCCAGCGCCGCGAGCACCTGGGCCAGCGCGTCGCCGAGCTCGCGCACGTGCGGCCGCGGGTACGCGCCGGCGTCGATCGACTCGTCGGGCGGCGCCGCGTACCGGCGCCACACCCGCGCCAGCACGCGCCGATCGCTGGCGCGCTGGTAGTCGTGCGGAAAGAAGTCGTCGCGCGCGCCCGAGATGTACGTCATCCGGGTCTGGGCCGCCTCGGTGATCGCCCGGGCCATCGCGATCGCCGGATCGAGGTGACAGCCGAAGCCCTGGTAGAAGCCGACCGCGCGCCAGCTCGGCTCGCGCGGGTCGTGCATCAGGCCGCAGCCGAACACCGGCACGTCGACGTCGCTGGTCAGGTCCCACAACCACAGCCGCGCGCCGGCCGCGGTCACCTGCGCGATCAGCCGCTGGACCGTGCGATCGGCGACGGTGTCGAGCACGACCCGGCGATCGTGGCCGGTCAGGCGCCAGGTGGCCTCGGCGTCGCGCTCGATCACCTCGCACAGGCCGTGGACGATCGCCTCGACCAGGGTGTTGCCCGAGGCCAGGCCGTTGGACGACACGTCGAACAGCGGCGGCGCGGTCGCGGCCGGCACGCAGTCGAGCGTCACCGACTCCCACGGCACCCAGACCGCGCGGCCGCTCGGCAGCGCCACGCCCCGGACCCAGGGCCGCGCGACGTCGAGCGCGAACCGGCGCGGGTGACGCGGCAGCGCCTGGGCCAGCGCGATCGTGCGCGGCCCCAGCGTCCGCGCGCTGGCGACGCGATCGGGCCGACGCTCCTCGGCGTGCCAGGTCTCGAGGCTCTCCATCAACGCCGACACCT
The genomic region above belongs to Myxococcales bacterium and contains:
- a CDS encoding YcaO-like family protein, producing the protein MIASLFGQPLSAPVRTRVGTLRTATLAETWRRFAPLAPRVGLTRLAELTGLDALGVPVFAAIRPMGKSLSSSQGKGVTALAAKVSALMESLETWHAEERRPDRVASARTLGPRTIALAQALPRHPRRFALDVARPWVRGVALPSGRAVWVPWESVTLDCVPAATAPPLFDVSSNGLASGNTLVEAIVHGLCEVIERDAEATWRLTGHDRRVVLDTVADRTVQRLIAQVTAAGARLWLWDLTSDVDVPVFGCGLMHDPREPSWRAVGFYQGFGCHLDPAIAMARAITEAAQTRMTYISGARDDFFPHDYQRASDRRVLARVWRRYAAPPDESIDAGAYPRPHVRELGDALAQVLAALAAAGTPEAVVVDLRQPGLDVPVVKVLVPGRATRLEGLG
- a CDS encoding serine/threonine protein kinase is translated as MIAETYTIEGLLGRGGMGAVFVASHARLPGKKVAIKILHPDVADAESLARFRREAEIASRLGHPNIVEVHDWNQLPDGTPYLVLELLIGESLAERISRGPMPIEEVIPVVRQVGAALAAAHREGIIHRDLKPANIFLIPQDEGPPRAKVLDFGISKIRGSATVQTQDTQMLGTPQYMAPEQATGRHEQVDGRTDVFAMGAVVFEMLSGHAAFGGATIPEVVFKVVFEPAPALTSVAPTVAPAIAAVIDRALAKKSEERWPDIGSFVEALTGAPLATGRGPVPTGERSAAAPLTPARQTAQEAFAATVGSGDHGSALASQARAALGVGAAATVATGVAPLVVAPLAAAPSGAAPPAPRKRTGLIVGAVVVVIAGAATAAVLATGGGGKAGAAPPDAAMVASVADAALAVPAPELDAGPAPDAVDAGLVDATVVEPPTDARAAKPIDARAAPPRIDAGTTGPSPADPDERDPALAAAIAEAKAALRGGDADGALRVTRGALNDFPTAQQLFAIRAEAYCANQDLGAAQTAFRSVKRPRLRAQVKRACAKAGYEL
- a CDS encoding TfuA domain-containing protein, which codes for MRPARADGATIVFVGPSLPAAEVRALAPDAELRPPVAALDVVRLLRRRRPARLVIIDGYFERMAAVWHKELLLALEHGVEVWGAASMGALRAAELDRFGMRGVGSIYRDYRRGRLIGDAEVAVAHLPAEGGYLALSVPLVNVRAVVARARVAGVLDARAATMVVRAAAAIAYWDRTWAAVDAAVPAPARARFTAWRVAHPFDRKADDARALLRTLADTPPVSAPGAPVPRTWAFAQLLALATRRAR